In the genome of Mucilaginibacter defluvii, one region contains:
- a CDS encoding Glu/Leu/Phe/Val dehydrogenase: MSDNSLLDQNTHFFGDVCKNFDYAAKFTKHDAGLLDQIRSCNSVYRFRFPIRRGNGFEVIDAWRVEHSHHQSPTKGGIRYSEFVNEDEVMALAALMTYKCAIVNVPFGGAKGGIRINPKSYSVQELENITRRYTVELIKKNFIGPSIDVPAPDYGTGEREMSWIADTYATMNPGQLDAMGSVTGKPIALHGIQGRREATGRGVAISIRECVGVAEDMQKLGLPTGISGKRIIVQGLGNVGFYTAKFLQEYGGVIVGICEFEGAIYNADGLDVEAVFQHRKATGSILGYAGAKQEFKNSGEGLEQPCDILVPAALENQITAENADRIQAKIIAEGANGPTTPEAEAIFYAKGGIIIPDMYANAGGVTVSYFEWLKNLSHVAFGRINRRFEENNNLNLVNMVEGITGISLTPAQRATIVKGSSELELVNSGLEDTMIRSYHEIRETYKLEKIDTLRTAAFVGAINKIAVSYQNLGVWP, encoded by the coding sequence ATGTCAGATAATTCGTTATTAGATCAGAATACACACTTTTTTGGTGACGTATGCAAGAACTTTGACTACGCCGCTAAATTTACCAAACATGATGCCGGCCTGCTCGATCAGATCAGGTCATGCAACAGCGTTTACCGTTTCCGTTTCCCTATACGCCGCGGCAACGGCTTCGAGGTTATTGATGCCTGGCGTGTGGAGCACTCACACCATCAATCGCCAACAAAAGGCGGTATACGTTACAGCGAGTTTGTAAACGAGGATGAGGTGATGGCACTTGCTGCGCTCATGACGTATAAATGCGCCATTGTTAACGTGCCATTTGGTGGCGCTAAAGGCGGTATCCGCATCAACCCTAAAAGCTACAGCGTGCAGGAGTTGGAAAACATTACCCGTCGTTACACTGTCGAACTTATAAAAAAGAATTTTATAGGCCCCAGCATTGACGTACCCGCACCTGATTATGGTACCGGTGAGCGCGAAATGAGTTGGATTGCCGATACTTACGCTACCATGAACCCCGGTCAGTTAGATGCCATGGGTTCGGTAACCGGAAAGCCTATTGCGCTGCATGGTATACAGGGCCGCCGTGAAGCTACCGGCCGTGGCGTGGCTATCTCTATCCGCGAGTGTGTTGGCGTTGCTGAGGATATGCAGAAACTGGGTTTGCCAACAGGTATTTCAGGCAAACGCATTATTGTGCAGGGCTTGGGTAACGTAGGTTTTTACACCGCTAAATTTTTACAGGAGTACGGCGGCGTTATAGTTGGCATTTGCGAGTTTGAAGGCGCCATTTATAATGCTGATGGCTTGGATGTGGAAGCTGTTTTCCAGCACCGCAAGGCAACAGGTTCAATTTTAGGCTATGCCGGCGCTAAGCAGGAGTTTAAAAACTCCGGTGAAGGCCTGGAGCAGCCGTGCGATATTCTGGTACCTGCCGCTTTAGAGAACCAGATAACTGCCGAGAATGCAGACCGTATACAGGCTAAAATTATAGCTGAAGGCGCTAACGGTCCGACAACTCCGGAAGCGGAAGCCATATTTTACGCTAAAGGTGGTATTATTATCCCGGATATGTATGCCAACGCGGGTGGTGTAACTGTATCATACTTTGAGTGGTTGAAAAACCTTTCGCACGTGGCGTTCGGTCGTATCAATCGCCGGTTCGAGGAGAATAACAACCTTAACCTGGTAAACATGGTTGAGGGTATCACCGGTATATCATTAACGCCTGCTCAGCGTGCAACTATCGTTAAAGGGTCGTCGGAACTGGAACTTGTTAACTCAGGTTTGGAAGATACCATGATCCGCTCGTACCACGAGATACGTGAAACTTATAAGCTGGAAAAAATTGATACCCTGCGTACGGCGGCCTTTGTTGGCGCTATTAACAAAATAGCTGTATCGTACCAAAACCTCGGTGTTTGGCCATAA
- a CDS encoding thioredoxin domain-containing protein, which produces MNHLANSTSPYLLQHVNNPVDWYPWGPEALQKARDENKLILVSIGYSACHWCHVMEHESFEDKQVAAVMNEYFVCIKVDREERPDVDQIYMSAVQLMTGRGGWPLNCICLPDQRPIYGGTYFRKNEWTSLLFNLADFYKQKPKEAEEYAVKLTEGINQYESVDFIEKTEDRYTQKDLQTIINNWKKYFDNVEGGFGAAPKFPMPNSWISLMRYAHLSKDAEVTAAVELTLKKMAYGGIYDHVGGGFARYAVDGHWHVPHFEKMLYDNGQLLSLYAEAHSWKPDMLYKQVATEITEFVLRELTSEDGGFYSALDADSEGVEGKFYTFTKAELYQILGDDADLFNIYYNVTENGNWEEERTNVFFRNRDDESLAADLGLSVDDLQRKIRILRERLLDARGLRVRPGLDNKILASWNGLMLKGLCDAYRAFGEAEYLQYALSNANFILNNLITSAGKLSRLYKTDIPGGEGLAFLDDYANVIDAFITLYEVTFDEEWITKARSLADVAVNNFYDEEGGIFFYTAADDELLIARKSEIMDGVTPASNSTMARNLKKLGLLFDNEQYLEVSAQLLRNIMPYLGKYGSVYSNWIMLLTDEVYGVYEVAVTGDDFENHRRDIEKKYIPNKIMLGGTAGSLPLLQGKFGDETQIFVCRDKTCGLPSTTVNEALKQIEA; this is translated from the coding sequence ATGAACCATCTGGCTAATTCAACATCACCATACTTACTTCAGCACGTTAATAATCCGGTTGACTGGTACCCATGGGGGCCTGAGGCTTTGCAAAAAGCCAGGGATGAAAACAAGCTGATACTGGTAAGTATTGGTTACTCTGCCTGTCACTGGTGCCACGTAATGGAACACGAGAGTTTTGAGGATAAGCAAGTGGCCGCCGTAATGAACGAGTACTTCGTGTGCATTAAGGTTGACCGTGAGGAACGCCCCGATGTAGACCAGATTTATATGAGTGCCGTGCAATTGATGACCGGTCGGGGTGGTTGGCCGTTAAACTGCATCTGCCTGCCCGATCAGCGGCCTATTTACGGCGGTACCTACTTCCGTAAAAATGAATGGACATCCTTATTGTTTAACCTCGCCGATTTTTATAAGCAAAAACCAAAGGAGGCGGAAGAGTATGCGGTGAAATTAACCGAAGGCATTAATCAATACGAGTCGGTTGATTTTATTGAGAAAACAGAAGATAGGTACACACAAAAGGATCTGCAAACGATTATCAATAACTGGAAAAAGTATTTTGATAACGTTGAAGGCGGCTTTGGCGCGGCGCCCAAGTTCCCGATGCCTAACAGCTGGATCAGCCTGATGCGTTACGCGCATCTAAGCAAGGATGCCGAGGTGACAGCCGCGGTGGAACTGACATTAAAAAAGATGGCTTACGGTGGCATTTACGATCATGTAGGCGGCGGTTTTGCACGTTACGCGGTTGACGGGCACTGGCATGTGCCGCATTTCGAAAAGATGCTATATGATAACGGGCAGCTGTTAAGCCTTTATGCCGAGGCCCATAGCTGGAAGCCAGATATGCTTTACAAGCAGGTGGCTACAGAAATCACTGAGTTCGTTTTACGCGAGCTCACATCAGAGGATGGTGGCTTTTATTCGGCGCTTGATGCGGACAGCGAAGGGGTAGAGGGCAAGTTTTACACATTTACTAAAGCTGAATTGTACCAAATTCTTGGTGATGATGCAGATCTGTTCAATATTTATTATAACGTTACTGAAAATGGTAACTGGGAGGAAGAACGTACCAATGTATTTTTCCGTAACCGGGATGATGAATCGTTAGCTGCTGATCTTGGGCTTAGTGTGGATGACCTGCAACGAAAAATACGTATACTCCGCGAACGCTTGCTTGATGCCCGTGGTTTACGCGTAAGGCCGGGGTTGGATAACAAGATTTTAGCCTCCTGGAACGGGTTGATGCTGAAAGGGCTTTGCGATGCCTACCGTGCTTTTGGTGAGGCTGAATATCTGCAATATGCTTTGTCAAATGCTAACTTTATATTGAATAACCTGATTACTTCTGCAGGTAAATTATCCCGTTTGTACAAAACGGATATACCGGGCGGCGAGGGTTTGGCTTTTCTGGATGATTATGCTAATGTTATCGATGCTTTTATTACTCTGTATGAGGTTACATTTGATGAAGAATGGATAACCAAAGCACGTAGCCTTGCTGATGTAGCAGTCAATAATTTCTATGATGAAGAGGGCGGCATATTCTTTTACACTGCTGCTGATGATGAACTGCTGATTGCCCGTAAATCAGAAATAATGGATGGTGTAACGCCTGCATCAAACTCAACCATGGCGCGTAACCTTAAAAAGCTCGGGCTTTTGTTTGACAATGAGCAATACCTGGAAGTTTCGGCACAGTTACTGCGGAATATTATGCCGTACCTGGGTAAGTATGGCTCGGTTTACTCTAACTGGATCATGCTGCTTACGGATGAGGTTTACGGGGTGTATGAAGTGGCGGTAACCGGTGATGATTTTGAAAACCATCGCCGTGATATTGAGAAAAAGTATATTCCCAATAAAATAATGTTGGGTGGCACCGCGGGAAGTTTACCTTTGCTGCAAGGGAAGTTTGGGGATGAAACACAAATTTTTGTGTGCCGCGATAAAACCTGCGGCTTACCATCCACAACTGTTAACGAGGCTTTAAAACAAATTGAAGCCTGA
- a CDS encoding peptidylprolyl isomerase: MKIEPKHVVSLTYDLYVDNNGTEEKVESATEEQPLTFLYGAGQMLPKFEENLSTHSTGDSYEFRLTAEDAYGEYDEEAVANLPKEMFEGAEIPEIGSIIPLQDNNGNRFRGQVVSVAEDAVIVDLNHPMAGQELHFKGTILNVRPATEEELAHGHAHGPDGHHDH, from the coding sequence ATGAAAATTGAACCAAAGCACGTAGTATCATTAACATATGACTTGTATGTTGACAACAACGGTACCGAAGAAAAAGTAGAAAGCGCGACCGAGGAGCAACCACTTACCTTTTTATATGGTGCAGGCCAGATGCTGCCAAAATTTGAAGAGAACTTAAGCACGCATTCAACCGGTGACAGCTATGAGTTTCGCCTCACTGCCGAAGATGCGTATGGTGAATATGACGAAGAGGCTGTTGCCAATTTGCCAAAAGAAATGTTTGAAGGAGCAGAAATCCCGGAGATAGGATCGATCATCCCGTTACAGGACAACAATGGCAACCGTTTCCGTGGCCAGGTGGTATCAGTAGCGGAGGATGCGGTTATTGTGGATTTAAACCACCCGATGGCTGGTCAGGAATTGCACTTTAAAGGCACTATACTGAACGTACGCCCGGCAACCGAAGAGGAACTGGCCCATGGCCATGCCCACGGTCCGGATGGTCATCACGATCACTAA
- a CDS encoding outer membrane beta-barrel protein has product MKKLLLTFFTLTLFITVHAQTARQVTGSVVDSANVTLPGISVKLITPTDSMSVATDMEGKFKFPAVKGSTFKLTITGIGYEIYKGEFKLTDEASASLKPIKLKTQYNLLSIVNITAIKPPITIKQDTVEYNAAAYKVRDGSPTEDLLKKMPGIEVDKDGNINAHGKAVTKVRVNGKDFFAGDPKLATQNLPADIVENIQVIDDYGDQANLTGIKTGEPAKILNITIKKNRNVGNFGRLNAGVGNEKRFNTRVFANHFNNQEQISVLGNFNNTDGNQNGINTQRSGQVRYSNEFGKKIKFDGRYSIDDNDRNTISSSLREELYTSGAITRNNQSNNTNWNTSHHVDFNLEYKPDTLNFFKISPNFSLSTSGNDNKLDFINNRNGVTDVGQQYNNGNNRSPNYGGNFLFNHRFKKKGRNFSINLNANSSDNTNRSQDLYNAQNQQNGLRDTIYQQINTAGSTDRFGASLSYTEPLSQTTFLEANYNYSYTDNKNDRFNYRINPYTNELTYVDSLSTVYNYQFINNRFGLNLRSIKTKYNLTLGMGLQPTTLQGEFQGTRTSRNTVNYIPNANFIYKFTPNRTLTFNFNGSNQQPSFYQLQPKPDLSNPQNRVYGNPDLKPEFNMRYSLRFNQFNVQSGNSLFVNVDYNTTSNNIVSNTKPVRLDDTSGTGRLIQETRYLNTDGFYSLNGNYAFTTKPFTNKSFTVSLNGSSNYNNQVTFIENERNLVKNLVLTQGLKFRADIDSVMDTEISGSYSINTSKNSLTNDERPLNRNVNTWNIGLDGRNYFFDGWILGYNIYKQINSGFGSRSVNPAIISTYIEYQFLAQNSASFRLQGFDLLNQNTGISRSVNGNVTVDSRTNRLGRYFLFTFSYRFRKFAGRGMGGGNRDERREGGAERGGRGNGGGGGGGRRG; this is encoded by the coding sequence TTGAAAAAACTACTACTTACCTTTTTTACACTTACACTTTTTATAACCGTACATGCACAAACTGCCCGCCAGGTTACTGGCTCAGTAGTTGATAGTGCCAACGTTACGCTACCCGGTATCAGCGTTAAGCTGATAACACCTACCGACAGCATGAGCGTCGCGACCGATATGGAAGGAAAATTCAAGTTTCCGGCGGTAAAGGGCAGCACTTTTAAACTTACCATAACCGGTATCGGCTATGAAATATACAAAGGTGAATTTAAGCTAACCGACGAGGCATCAGCCAGTTTAAAACCTATTAAATTAAAAACGCAATATAACCTGTTGAGTATTGTAAATATTACCGCGATCAAACCACCTATCACTATAAAGCAGGATACTGTAGAATACAATGCCGCGGCCTATAAGGTGCGAGACGGCTCCCCGACCGAGGACCTGCTGAAGAAAATGCCCGGCATTGAGGTTGATAAAGATGGCAACATCAACGCGCACGGCAAGGCGGTTACCAAGGTACGTGTAAACGGTAAAGACTTTTTTGCGGGCGACCCTAAACTGGCCACGCAAAACCTGCCGGCCGATATTGTGGAGAACATACAGGTAATTGATGACTATGGCGACCAAGCTAACCTAACCGGTATAAAAACCGGCGAACCCGCCAAAATATTAAACATCACTATTAAAAAGAACCGTAACGTTGGCAACTTTGGCCGCTTAAACGCCGGTGTTGGTAATGAGAAACGCTTTAACACCCGCGTATTTGCCAATCATTTTAACAATCAGGAACAAATTTCAGTACTGGGAAATTTTAATAATACCGATGGTAACCAAAACGGTATAAACACGCAGCGATCCGGACAGGTAAGGTACAGTAATGAATTTGGGAAGAAAATAAAATTTGACGGACGTTATAGTATTGATGACAATGACCGCAATACTATCTCATCATCCCTAAGGGAAGAACTTTACACTTCAGGGGCTATTACCCGTAACAACCAAAGCAATAACACCAATTGGAACACCAGCCATCACGTTGATTTTAACCTGGAATACAAACCTGATACCCTTAATTTTTTTAAGATTAGCCCTAACTTTAGCCTCAGCACATCAGGTAATGACAATAAGCTCGACTTTATAAATAACCGAAATGGCGTTACCGATGTTGGGCAGCAATATAATAACGGCAATAACCGCTCGCCTAACTACGGGGGTAATTTTTTGTTTAATCACCGGTTCAAAAAAAAGGGCCGCAATTTCAGTATCAACCTGAATGCGAATTCATCTGACAACACCAACCGTTCGCAGGATTTATACAACGCCCAAAATCAGCAAAACGGCTTGCGCGATACCATATATCAGCAGATAAATACCGCCGGCTCAACGGATCGCTTCGGAGCAAGCCTTTCATATACAGAGCCACTCAGCCAAACCACCTTTTTAGAAGCTAATTACAATTATAGTTATACCGATAACAAGAACGATCGTTTTAACTATCGTATTAATCCGTACACCAACGAGCTCACTTATGTTGATTCGTTAAGCACGGTCTATAATTACCAGTTTATTAATAACCGTTTTGGTTTAAACTTGCGGAGCATTAAAACTAAGTACAATTTAACACTGGGTATGGGTTTACAACCTACTACTTTGCAGGGCGAGTTTCAGGGGACACGTACATCGCGCAATACGGTTAATTATATACCTAACGCCAATTTTATTTACAAGTTTACACCTAACCGTACGCTTACCTTTAACTTTAACGGCTCAAACCAGCAACCCAGCTTTTATCAGTTACAACCTAAGCCCGACCTTTCAAATCCGCAGAACCGGGTGTATGGCAACCCTGACCTGAAGCCGGAGTTTAACATGCGTTACAGCCTGCGCTTTAACCAGTTTAATGTACAAAGCGGCAATTCATTATTTGTTAATGTAGATTATAATACCACTTCTAATAATATCGTATCAAACACCAAACCTGTCAGGCTTGATGATACCTCGGGCACCGGGCGTTTAATACAGGAAACCCGCTATTTAAATACCGATGGGTTTTACTCCCTCAACGGCAATTATGCTTTTACCACCAAACCCTTTACCAATAAATCGTTCACGGTGTCGCTTAACGGAAGTAGCAATTATAATAATCAGGTAACATTTATTGAGAATGAACGTAACCTGGTTAAAAATCTTGTTTTAACACAGGGCTTAAAATTCCGCGCAGATATTGATAGTGTGATGGACACCGAGATTAGCGGTAGCTATAGCATTAATACCTCAAAAAATAGTTTAACTAATGATGAACGCCCGCTTAACCGCAACGTGAATACCTGGAATATTGGTCTTGATGGCCGCAATTACTTTTTTGATGGGTGGATACTGGGTTACAATATATACAAACAAATAAACAGCGGCTTTGGCTCGCGCAGTGTTAACCCGGCTATTATTAGCACTTATATAGAGTACCAGTTTCTGGCACAAAATTCAGCATCGTTCAGGCTACAAGGGTTTGATTTGCTGAACCAGAATACCGGTATCAGCCGTTCAGTAAACGGTAATGTAACTGTGGATTCGCGGACTAACCGTTTGGGGCGATACTTTTTGTTTACATTTAGCTACCGTTTCCGCAAATTTGCGGGCCGTGGTATGGGTGGCGGTAATCGTGACGAACGCCGGGAAGGCGGCGCTGAACGAGGTGGACGCGGCAACGGCGGAGGTGGCGGAGGGGGACGCAGAGGATAA
- a CDS encoding fatty acid desaturase, which produces MAFIHTVLEAPAYGWQDGDGNLSKPSPAKILKAFASRMNVFKNRRNWLPLMSWLMVLALTPFFLLFIFKYFSLKLLLITFIYSMVVMGTHGTIWYHRYCTHRAFKFRNNFWRFVTQNLTLKIIPEEIYVISHHVHHALSDQPGDPYNASGGFLYCFLADANHQPINRNMSENDYNRCVTLMKHTGVKANTYAQYKKWGTVANPFYSVAGVLLSWGFWFTVFYLLGGIALACALLGAAGFWAVGVRTFNYEGHGKGKDMRREGVDHNRNDMSVNQLWPGIVAGEWHNNHHLFPKSARSGFKPYQVDMAWYYIKAMHFFGAVTCYNDSKKRFYQQYYKPVPVVERVCPKTGLILTEI; this is translated from the coding sequence ATGGCCTTTATTCATACGGTACTCGAAGCACCTGCATACGGTTGGCAGGATGGTGATGGCAATCTTTCGAAACCTTCGCCAGCCAAAATTCTAAAAGCATTTGCAAGCCGCATGAATGTTTTTAAAAACCGCCGCAATTGGCTCCCCTTAATGAGCTGGCTGATGGTGTTGGCGTTAACGCCTTTTTTCCTGCTTTTCATATTTAAATATTTTAGCCTAAAACTGCTGCTTATCACTTTTATATACAGCATGGTGGTTATGGGTACGCATGGCACTATCTGGTACCATCGTTACTGCACACATAGGGCTTTCAAATTCCGCAATAATTTTTGGCGTTTTGTTACCCAAAATCTTACATTGAAAATTATCCCTGAGGAGATATATGTGATCTCGCACCATGTGCATCACGCCCTGTCTGATCAGCCGGGCGACCCATACAACGCGTCGGGTGGCTTTTTGTATTGTTTTTTAGCGGATGCCAATCATCAACCTATAAATCGCAACATGAGCGAGAACGATTACAACCGTTGCGTAACCCTGATGAAACACACAGGGGTAAAAGCCAATACTTATGCGCAATATAAAAAGTGGGGTACGGTGGCTAACCCGTTTTATAGCGTAGCCGGTGTGTTATTAAGCTGGGGGTTTTGGTTTACCGTATTTTACCTGCTTGGTGGTATAGCTTTAGCTTGCGCGCTGCTTGGCGCCGCCGGTTTTTGGGCGGTAGGCGTGCGTACCTTTAATTACGAAGGCCACGGCAAAGGTAAGGATATGCGCCGCGAAGGGGTCGATCATAATCGTAACGATATGTCGGTTAATCAGTTGTGGCCGGGTATTGTAGCGGGCGAGTGGCATAATAATCACCACTTGTTCCCTAAAAGCGCGCGTTCGGGCTTTAAGCCATACCAGGTTGATATGGCTTGGTATTACATAAAAGCCATGCACTTTTTTGGTGCGGTAACTTGTTATAATGATTCCAAAAAACGCTTTTATCAGCAATATTATAAACCTGTGCCCGTGGTAGAAAGGGTATGCCCCAAAACCGGGCTGATCCTGACCGAAATTTAA
- a CDS encoding sugar phosphate isomerase/epimerase: MSYSRRSFLKSSAMLAAAAALPSYAGAADNKLHRNVLQLYSVRDEMRTDPKATLKRLAELGYRHVEHANYSDRKFYGFTVKEFKAILNDNGLTMPSGHTTMARQDWDASKNDFTDKWKQTVEDAAAIGQRFVISPSLSGAAMTADEMKPYMEQFNRCGELCKKYGMKFGYHNHDFEFEQRIDGILLYDFMLQHTDPALVAQQLDIGNMYMAGANALDYIKKYPGRFELMHVKNMIKAGQENGKPKYESCQLDKGLLPLKQILKAAKKTAGTSYFVIEQEEYQGLGQSESAGIDLAVIKKWGY, encoded by the coding sequence ATGAGTTACTCCCGAAGAAGTTTTTTAAAAAGCTCGGCTATGTTGGCCGCCGCGGCGGCTTTACCGAGTTACGCCGGTGCTGCCGATAACAAACTGCATCGCAACGTGCTGCAATTGTACTCCGTACGTGATGAAATGCGTACCGATCCCAAAGCCACGCTGAAACGCCTGGCAGAGCTGGGTTACCGCCACGTAGAGCATGCCAACTACTCCGACCGTAAATTTTATGGCTTTACCGTAAAGGAATTCAAAGCTATATTGAATGATAACGGCTTAACTATGCCAAGCGGGCACACTACCATGGCCCGGCAAGACTGGGATGCTTCTAAAAATGATTTTACCGATAAGTGGAAACAAACCGTTGAGGATGCCGCCGCTATCGGTCAACGTTTTGTGATCAGCCCGTCATTATCAGGCGCGGCCATGACCGCCGATGAGATGAAACCTTATATGGAGCAGTTTAATAGGTGCGGCGAGCTGTGCAAAAAGTACGGCATGAAATTCGGTTACCATAACCACGATTTTGAATTTGAACAACGCATTGATGGTATACTCTTGTATGATTTTATGCTGCAACATACAGATCCGGCGCTGGTTGCCCAACAACTGGATATTGGCAATATGTATATGGCCGGCGCTAACGCGCTCGACTACATAAAAAAATATCCGGGCAGGTTTGAGCTGATGCACGTGAAAAACATGATAAAAGCCGGCCAAGAAAACGGCAAACCCAAATACGAAAGCTGCCAGCTTGACAAAGGTTTGCTTCCGTTAAAACAAATACTTAAGGCCGCCAAAAAAACTGCCGGAACATCATATTTTGTAATAGAGCAGGAAGAATACCAGGGGCTTGGCCAAAGCGAAAGCGCGGGTATTGATTTGGCCGTAATAAAAAAATGGGGCTATTAG
- a CDS encoding gluconate 2-dehydrogenase subunit 3 family protein translates to MDRRVAIKNLALVLGGATLFPKDMLAGSSNLIQLKNVKITLAQEKLLAEVAETIIPKTTSLGAKDMGLHLFVLLMLDDCYNKQDQQQFTEGLKQFAALAAKTSAKPFALWPQAQREALLLTFENGKAGTSELNAFYRITKDKTVQGYTQSKYFMTKKVVYELIPSRYNVDVPVKTNNTAVKHG, encoded by the coding sequence ATGGACAGAAGAGTTGCGATTAAAAATCTGGCGTTAGTATTAGGGGGAGCTACGCTTTTTCCGAAGGATATGCTTGCGGGCAGCAGTAATTTGATACAATTAAAAAACGTAAAAATTACGCTTGCGCAAGAAAAACTACTTGCCGAGGTTGCCGAAACCATTATACCTAAAACAACCAGCCTAGGCGCTAAGGACATGGGCTTGCACCTTTTTGTATTGCTTATGCTGGATGATTGCTACAACAAGCAGGATCAGCAGCAATTTACCGAAGGGCTAAAACAATTTGCAGCGTTGGCCGCTAAAACGAGCGCCAAGCCATTCGCATTATGGCCGCAGGCACAACGCGAGGCATTGCTTTTAACGTTTGAAAACGGAAAGGCCGGCACCAGTGAGTTAAACGCATTTTACCGCATTACTAAGGATAAAACGGTACAGGGGTACACCCAATCAAAATATTTTATGACAAAAAAGGTGGTTTATGAGCTTATACCGAGCAGGTATAATGTAGACGTGCCTGTAAAAACCAATAATACAGCAGTAAAGCATGGCTAA
- a CDS encoding GMC family oxidoreductase: protein MANLNIDSVKERTFDAIVIGSGISGGWAAKELTGKGLKTLVLERGRDVKHGIDYPTTNMYPWEFKHRNEMPLSVREENPIVSRCYAFHEDAAHFFVKDKEHPYIQEKPFDWIRGYQVGGKSLLWARQTQRWSDFDFEGPARDGFAVDWPIRYADIAPWYSYVEKFAGISGNKDGIAELPDGEFLPGFPLNTVEKYFSDHVKKAYSNRHVISARCAHLSKPEPIHFEQGRVQCQNRVLCQRGCPFGGYFSSNASTIPWAMKSGNMTLRPFSVVQSIIYDENKGKATGVRVIDTNTKEVIEYYARIIFVNAAALNTNMILLNSTSNRFPNGLGNDSGVLGKYVAFHLYTATVNADVDGYTEFKTEGRNPAGGGYIPRFRNVYKQETDFLRGYAAGLGAYRSTHTDSSGVGSKLKDSLANPQLGGWRVGSHMMGETIPKESNYVKLDKDQKDQWGMPLLRISVDYDDNDRKMTNDYLEQVGEMFETAGFKNIRKEITQGKAPGLDIHEMGGARMGHDPKTSILNKWNQVHTCNNVFVTDGACMTSTACQNPSLTYMAFTARSVDYAVSEMKKGNL from the coding sequence ATGGCTAATTTAAACATCGACAGCGTTAAGGAACGTACCTTCGATGCCATAGTTATCGGATCGGGAATAAGTGGGGGCTGGGCTGCCAAGGAGCTTACCGGAAAAGGACTTAAAACGCTGGTACTTGAGCGTGGCCGGGATGTTAAACATGGTATTGATTACCCTACCACCAATATGTACCCCTGGGAATTTAAGCATCGCAATGAGATGCCATTATCGGTACGCGAAGAAAATCCTATAGTTTCACGCTGCTACGCTTTCCATGAAGATGCAGCGCACTTTTTTGTAAAGGATAAAGAGCACCCTTACATACAGGAAAAACCTTTTGATTGGATACGCGGCTACCAGGTAGGCGGTAAATCGCTGCTATGGGCGCGCCAAACCCAGCGCTGGAGCGACTTTGATTTTGAAGGCCCTGCGCGCGATGGCTTTGCTGTCGACTGGCCTATCCGTTATGCCGACATAGCGCCATGGTACAGCTACGTCGAAAAATTTGCCGGTATATCGGGCAATAAAGATGGTATTGCCGAACTGCCTGATGGTGAATTTTTACCGGGCTTTCCATTAAATACAGTCGAAAAATATTTTAGCGATCACGTTAAAAAAGCTTACAGTAACCGACACGTGATCAGCGCGCGTTGCGCGCACCTTTCAAAGCCTGAGCCAATCCACTTTGAGCAGGGCAGGGTACAGTGCCAGAACAGGGTGCTTTGCCAGCGTGGTTGTCCGTTTGGTGGCTATTTTAGCAGTAATGCCTCAACCATTCCATGGGCCATGAAATCAGGCAACATGACCTTGCGCCCGTTTTCAGTAGTGCAATCGATTATCTACGATGAAAACAAAGGAAAGGCAACCGGCGTACGTGTTATCGACACGAACACCAAAGAAGTTATTGAATATTACGCCCGCATTATTTTTGTTAACGCGGCAGCATTAAATACCAACATGATATTGCTTAACTCTACCTCAAACCGTTTTCCTAACGGCCTGGGTAATGATAGCGGCGTGCTGGGCAAATACGTAGCATTTCACCTTTATACGGCTACTGTTAATGCCGATGTGGATGGATACACCGAATTCAAAACCGAAGGCCGCAACCCGGCCGGTGGTGGGTATATACCACGTTTCCGTAACGTTTACAAGCAGGAAACCGATTTTCTGCGTGGTTATGCTGCCGGTTTAGGCGCGTATCGTTCAACGCATACCGATTCATCAGGTGTTGGCAGTAAACTAAAAGACAGTCTGGCTAACCCTCAATTGGGCGGCTGGAGAGTAGGCTCGCACATGATGGGCGAAACCATACCAAAAGAAAGCAATTACGTAAAGCTGGATAAGGATCAGAAAGACCAGTGGGGCATGCCGCTACTACGTATCTCGGTTGATTATGATGATAACGACCGTAAAATGACCAACGACTACCTGGAGCAGGTAGGCGAGATGTTTGAAACGGCCGGCTTCAAAAACATACGTAAGGAAATAACCCAGGGCAAAGCGCCGGGTCTGGATATTCACGAAATGGGCGGCGCACGCATGGGGCATGATCCAAAAACATCCATCCTTAACAAATGGAACCAGGTGCATACCTGCAACAATGTGTTTGTTACCGATGGTGCCTGCATGACCTCAACAGCCTGCCAAAACCCTTCATTAACCTACATGGCTTTTACCGCCCGCTCGGTTGATTACGCCGTTAGTGAAATGAAAAAAGGAAACCTCTAA